The following nucleotide sequence is from Trifolium pratense cultivar HEN17-A07 linkage group LG2, ARS_RC_1.1, whole genome shotgun sequence.
TAATCTATTTTAAGTAAATCATTGATGTATAGAAATtacacgattttttttttcttccgttTCTTTCTCTCCCCACTAATCATGTCAATCTCAGTAAAACTGATGCACCAAATAAGAAGGTAAATTATACACATAAAGACAAATATAAATTCACATTAAATAGCAAACTGTAGTTTAGTTCGCATTCTAGGTAATGAATTCTGTTTTAGTTCGCATATAAGTATTGTTCCACTTCAATTGATCAATAAACGgaataataatttcaaattaattataattagcaAATTAACGGGTACCAATCATTACAGAACAAAGTTGACCATCACAATTCTTCCTctaaatttgatttattatatCTGGAATAATAATTTCACATTAATTACAATTATCACTACAatgaaatatagaaacaaattgATAGGATACAATTATCACTGTtgcttataaaaattaatagtagCGTGCgatttaaaaggaaataatatttCAAGGAAACCATATTAATATAGTCAATGTATTAAAGGCAATGATCAATGTATTGTCTATTTTTATTCTACTGTtcctatttttttatcaaattaaaaacaatttctttttaatatagTCAATGCATTACGGAAATATTTATCACACAATAGAAAAACGacattgtttttaattttttttcataatttttacataacttatatttttatttatatattaatacggatGTGTCTATCTTTTATTGCAACTTAATATGGagtatatttttactcatatattaattaatacaaaatctatctttttgtttttttggtagcTTTTATcgaatctatttttttactcatacaaggattattttttatttaaacgAGAACCTATATTTCTATTATACATTAATACGagatctattttatttttgtaatttatattgtagtttATATTTCTACACATATTAATacgagatttttttttttatttctacgagacctatgtttttactcatacATCAATACGgatgtctatttttttttattaaaaatgtctgcgaacatatatttctttttttttttttttagtttttcactaccagtttaatctggtttggggaTTTCTACTCATACATCAATACGGatgtctatttttttattaaaaatgtctgCGAAcatgtatttctttttttttttttttaccaccagtttaatttgtctcggggatcagttctgacatcaagtggtctCACCcccccgatcgcagttgcggggatcgaaccgtgatcctccctaccaagttcggtgccaatcaccactgaatcaactaacgattggttgcgaacatatatttctacttacatattaatacaaaaaactattttattttatttgtttgtaatTTCTATGATAACTTATATTTCGATTAATATATGTTAATTCTTGCTAATTCTAGGGAGAAGCTCTGGCTGTGGTTAAATGCATAGCAGCTATATCCTAATTTAATTGCGGTTCTTCGGTTGTATCCCTTCTTTACTTGTCCGGTTCGTTCGAGGTTGTTGGTctcaattgttatttttcacCTTGTAATTAAGTTCTGCTTCTATAACACCTTTTATGTGCTAGCTTCTCCTTTCTGCTGCTTCTATCAGTATAGTACTACTTGCTAGGGGCCTGTATTACCTTAAATCATTTTGAGTATCTTCCATTGATTAAGCTTtggtgttttttgtttgttgatagTTTATAATCATTACCTAAATCCATCACTGGATAGACTATTATTCCTGTACTCTATTGTTTTGGCGCTCTTTATAAGTATAGCGTAAACTTCAACTCTCAAgctatttttattggttgagtataggtttttcaaattttaatatctAGTTGTATAAAAATTGAAAGCGAATATTTAGAAAATACTTATAGCCAGTCACCAACGACAGAATAAGTTTGACATTAAatattaccaaaaaaatgaaaagaaaaaggataCTGCTACTGCTTCAAATGTACGTTTGTGATTGGATAAGAATGTTTGTATATAGGCACGTTTTTTGTATAATAGAATAGGTTTTGACTAGAGTGGTacagaaaaagaaaggaaatgCCTGCTCTCAGACTTTGGTTTGATTCAGAGGTTTGCCTTTTCTTTCTTGTAGATTTTGTTATTTGACTATAATATATGAATTTGTCTTGTAGCAGACTTTGCTattaatattagaaaaataaaaattattgaaaaaattatagattAGATCTCTTCGGGTAgaaattgttattattttttattggactaTACATTGGACATGAATTTCTCGGATTTGGATTTCTCCAATTTttcctcatgttttctctctttttacttAATCCAATGGTTGATATATGAAGGAAGAGAGAATCAACCACTGGATTAAGCAAAATGAAagaaaacatgagagaaaattGGAGATGAACCAAATTCAAACTTTTCATAGGacattttatcaacaaaaaaaataaaaattctcatAGGGCAAATCGTTCAAGAGAATCCGAATTTAATTtcttgtgaaaataattttaagtcaaattttatttatctcgcGGCCGAATAATTATTAgttaacatataaaaaaaattatattttgttaacaataaaatttctatttcgtaaatataaaaaggaaaaaaaaaaccatggtAAGTCCATTAGAACTTAGAAGCACAGTAAAACATTATTAATCTTGTAAGTTTTTTGACAGATTATTAATCTTGTAACTAAAATTAGCTAATGACGTACTGCATGATACAAATTTTGAATATATACAAGATTTAAATCGTTATTGCCACTGAGGCTGCTAtgttaattacatatatataatgagCACATCCTTATCAATAACCTTTTCTTTTGAGGCAATCCTTATCAATTAAAGTGAGCTAGCGCCAAAATAGCTACTATTACTACTATCCCTGGAAGTAATAATTCAAGCCAAACGATCGACACGCCAAAATAGCTGCTATTAATTAATCTATTGTGATTATTTATTACAATATGCATTCACATTAATCATTCACCTGGTGATgtgatgtgtgtgtgtgtgtactatAGCTAGTAGTACTTGGTAGTATTAGGCTGGCAGCTTAGCATATTACTTGTCTAATTCGTGTTTCATTTTACACATTCGCTCCAAACCAAGTTTGTACACGGTCAAGTAAAGTAATACAACTAACTCTTTTCAAGTTTATTTTTTGTCTATTATTATAAGgttattttcaaaattcaacAATTATTAACTCATTTAGGTTGGTTCGGAGTGTCTTTCTCTCAATGTTTCAGATTTGATTCATTCTAGTACTAATTTCAGTGGactccaaacaaaacaaaaaaagactcTGGCTTTAAATAGAACCCTACAAGTAGACGGTGAAATTGATTCCCCTCGGATTAGTCGGTTCTTGAGCCGGATATCAagttttcttttctaaaaaaaataaaaaaataattaaaaatttctTTACAAAAGTATCAATATTCATATTTAAAGAATCAAGCATAcccccataaaaaaaaatcaatgaaaaacaagttcaaatatttttctttttttacataatttagTGGGTAGACTCTCTTAAATTTAGAAGTTCGAATTTCAAtcttttcaataataatatttttagtagaTACAACAATTAATCAtttcgatcgcagttgcggagaTCAAACAATAATATTTCCTATCAAATTCAGCATCAGATACCACTTAATCAAATAACGACGTGAAGAAGTATTTTTGTTTGATGAAGGAGTAATAATTTATGGTCAAGAAATTGAAATTAGGCCGACATTCACACGTCCCTTTACGGCGGCCATGCACACGAACAATTATTATTGAACTAAtcacatattaattaattaaataaataatccaATTCAAATGAATTGATTAACCAAGTTAATGAATCTCTTACACATGACATGACTGGACCCTCCTACCCTATAAATACATTATTAAAGCAGCTCCCACTTTCAATTCAAACTAAACTTCTTTCTCATTAACAAAACTTTGATTCACATAATCATCTAATTAAAATGGGAAACTGTtgcacatcatcatcatcatcatcaatggAGTGGGGTGGAGAGGATTGGGAATCATTGAGGTCATCGTCGCCATCAACGAAGCCAAAAAATTCATCGTCGTCATCAAGAAGTAAGGTGTTTGATGAATCTGCTCATGTTCGAAAAGAGGAGAATAATAATCTTTTAGGAAAGCTTAGAGATTCTTCTGATGCAAATGGAAAAGTGACACTAAAAATTTCAAAGAGTGAATTGGCTGAATTATTGGGAGCaatacaacaaaataataataacaatgatCAACAACAGCCACATAAGCAGAAGAAAGAATTAGCTTCAGCAGAAGAAGTTCTGTTTCGGTTAATGAAAACAAGAGATCATCAAATTATTAGTAGTCACTGGAAACCTGTATTAGACACTATTCCTGAATGTTAATTACTAAGGTTAATTAATTAGTTGTTTAGTTGATGAGAATGATAATTAAGTACTAGTATTGGTGCTAGCTAGCTAGCTGAAGGATTGATTgaacatatattatttttcctATAGTAATTGATTAGATATATGTATTATGCAGAGGTTTGGGATCATGTAATTGTATatgattttttctattataaaaCAGATCAAGTTcatccaaataattttttttttattcaaaatatcCGCAGCATTTTATTGTTTCAcacagattaaaaaaataagtgaaagtaaaaaaattatcaaaagttTGATTTTCACATTCaacaaaactaacaataataatactaaCGAAAATGCTAAACGGTGTAACaataagggtgcgtttgatttgctaaaaaacaggggactggacaggacaacttttgttgtactctgtttgatttaaaatttgttatgggactggacaaattagatagcaagggacaggacaaaaacaagattttttgtccctcactaaaccacgggacaactttttgtccacagtacaaatataaaaaatacgaaaatatccattttattttcgaatataaaaatattatcgtcctatatctttccggtacaggtttgtcctgtcctgtattatcttgttctgtcctgtactgttctgtccagtccttgctgttttacgaatcaaacgcaccctaaacATCACGAATATTTGTGAACGATTATTTACCCAGCCTAATTTTTCCCATATATATGGAAGTAGTGTTTAATGGAGGATTTTGAACCCAAAACTTTCATCTTAGTGTTAGTTATTCCCTGAACGAAAGGTCGTAAAATATAACATTGTtctattgaaaatttaaaataacacttgtttaaaaaaataaattaaaatgtgatGGTTGTTATAGAATAAAGATAGTAATACTAAGGGCTtgtttggattagtttatttttaaacttatccgaaataatttatgtaaataaataagtttttatgcaatgttataagtttttcaagatgttttatgataaaaacaacttataacgaTACAATTTTTCTTgatgaaaacttataaattaacataaaactttatttatttgtataagttattttcataaactcaaaaatgaGCCGAATCCAAATAGACCCTAATTAATTACTTCTACCTTCAAATCAAATATGTTTCGTGTAGTCTACACCTATTCATGAACCATGACTACAACATACAGACATTTCCAGAAGCCTTATTTTCCATTATTGttaattcaatatttatttttattttttttttggtcaattatttatttatttatatcttataaaagtATATATGGATTACTAAGTATACAttatttaatgatttatttGGTTCTCCCTCAAAGGAGAGGACacaatattcattttttatatttttttttaattgccaCGTACTCTTATTAGGTTGAATGTGGTCATG
It contains:
- the LOC123909164 gene encoding uncharacterized protein LOC123909164, which translates into the protein MGNCCTSSSSSSMEWGGEDWESLRSSSPSTKPKNSSSSSRSKVFDESAHVRKEENNNLLGKLRDSSDANGKVTLKISKSELAELLGAIQQNNNNNDQQQPHKQKKELASAEEVLFRLMKTRDHQIISSHWKPVLDTIPEC